Genomic window (Nilaparvata lugens isolate BPH chromosome 7, ASM1435652v1, whole genome shotgun sequence):
GTAATGTCTTTTCAGGAGTAAGCATGGCGGTCAAGTCCTCCTCTCCATCGTTCTGTGATttagattttttctttttcgtCTTTTTCAAATGTGCTGGTTTCGGAGGACGTCCCCTGCCGATTGTTCCTCGTTCCATTCGTTtctataattatgaataaataatcgaTTACGATACAGTTTTTATAAGAACAgggatgaaaataaattaataataaactcTACAGATGGAagttactgagatattgcaattattcagatgctaatgaattaattattattatcattaaacgataatttttgaatagtagcgctcatcgaatttccatctagctgtttaccctgttgacaatatttgcagtagcagaagtcttcggggtgaattgcagcatttaataaggattttcgtttaataatgataataataaactacTCTATAAATATCGATAAACAAGTTATAGACATTTAGAAGCTTCATCACTTTTAATTGAATTAGCGAAAGATTTGATAAATTACATAATTTTAATCATCTTAATTAGATTATACACAAGTTTTGAGCTATTGTATAACAAAAATTACCTACATCAAGAAAAAACTCGTTGAGAATTCCATCTTGAAAGggattaaatataaaaatcatatagtttgaaatattgcaCATGGTTTTTGGATGCGGAAAATAATAAGCATCACAAGGTGAAAAGAATTATGAAAATGAGTTGGTGATGCAGTAACTTGAATTCAATGTGTGGAATTGAAGTAGAAACAGGTTTTTTTATTAGGGTGATGCCCAAATGAGCTATTTGCTTGTACGTGGGTGatgggaagtgcgagggtgGATTAAGAGATGATCAAACGCCCATGCCTATTCGATGAAATTTaacgggattcgaacccgcgaccaggtagcactagcagactgaagggtgcaacgccttagtcaacTCGGCTACCTGGCCGGCTAAATTTCAGAGCTTTGTTAGCCTGACAGCTTATATCTAAAATTTTCAATCCAAGTTATTACCAACCAAGAAACTAGACTTACTTTCTGCTACAATGTCAGAGTTACTCTCTCAACGGCAATTTGGTATAAGTTATGGTTTCAGACTGGTATAACAATAAACCACCAGTTTCAGCGTCCAGAGGATCGCCAGCGAGTTACCAATGGCAGCCGACTGTAGAACTTGCTGGGACACCAGGATTGGCTACCGGGCTGATGATCCGAGCGGGTCAAGCTTACCCCAGGCAAGCCTAGTGCAATCAGCGCAATAAGAACTTACGCATCCGAATTGCTCGGATTCACTGGTTACCGAGACTGGTGGCTTAATGTAATACCAGCCTAAGGCGGACttcacaccaaagctgggccGGGCCGGGCCGAGCCGAGCAATGCAATGCCGAGCGGTGCCGGGCCGAGCGGAATCTGCCTGCATTCTCAATGCCGATTCACTttttaaaagatttttaaaGTTAAAAATACCAAATAGGTACTGCGCAACTCACTACGTGGGAAGATCGAACTAAACTGAAAGAAGGCAGAATCCGCTTGGCCGTCAAGCCGACTGTACAAAtccgctcggctcggcccgGCATCGCCCGGCGTTGATTTGAATGCTCCCGTCTAAATCCTGCATATTTAGCGCGTAAGCGGATTCCGCTCTGCTCGGCCCGGCCCGGCCCAGCTTTGGTGTTAACCCCACTTGGGCCCGAATGCAGATAATCAGTTTCAACGGAGAAATAACAGCTGTTCGTTgtaaccccgtatgaaacacattatggtAAATGcaaaccatatctacaagtaaacgtggtttagtgttaaacgtagtgttagaATATAGCCCTTAAGCTGACCACTAAcgacatgcatgatacacaagTCGTTATACATCGTTGCGTCATCACAGAAAATGGCTTGAAGCAACATTTTCTGAGGTAAGGGAGGTAGTGGTACTTATTCATCTTTATCTTTTACATACTTGAAATAACTTTAAAGCCACTTAATTTAAAACTGGAATAGCCGTTAGTTCCGGCTATCTAAAATCAGAGTTCAGTCATGTTAATTCCCTAAAACTGATCAGGTGCAACCTGAAAACTATTGCACTACCACTGAACCTGTTAGTAATTAGACTGATTTCTAGTAAGGAAATGTCGACTAACCTTTTTAGTAGTTTTCTTTTCGAATTCGGAGGCGTCATAATAGTTGGGCTTGACTCGTTTGACCCTCTCAGTCCGTCGTCTACTCCCGGCGGCCGGCGGATCGTCCGAGCTACCTGAAGCCCCGCTCAGCTCCAGAGCCCGCCTTGGAGTTATGAACAAGTTTTTGCAGCCAGGGCATGTCTTGCAAGCAACGGCAACCTttcaaaaattaagaaaaacGTTTTTCATCCTTCAGGTTTTATaataaatccaataaataatgtttatgagGTAATAATGTGTCTGAGAATggtgataatttatttttattcaatcattcagaatcagACAACTTGAAAGGTTGAAGCCCAAACCGGTACTAATTCTAATTTATGCAACAATCCTAATTATGAGTCTGAAAATGTCATTAAATTAATGTGTCTGATACGTTTATtcgtttataaatatttattttttctgtagCCATCATTCTGATACTGTATGCTATCTATTTCTTGGGTAGCATTAAGATTCAGTAATAGAAAAGATTTTATTAATGATTAGCAATTGCTGGATAGGctacattttgtaaaaatataattattcaacacaTTTTTTACCAATTCAAGATCAATATATGTAGTCATGGAAGTTTTAAAAGATAAAAATTGATTCCTCATTCAGAATTAAATGTAGTTTTCACAAAATCAATCAGAAGGTCAGAAGCGCCCTTTCAAAACGCCCGACCACTCTATTCAAGTACAGTAACCTATAAAAAGTAAAGACTACCTATAGGCTGTTGAAAGCCAGAGCAACAAATAGAGAAATAGAGTAGgctataatttatattcattattcaacttAAACATTGACATAACCTAATTGGTATTATATACAGTAACTTTTCAAGTATTAAGTTAGATAGGTCAACAGTAAAATTATCGTCACAAATTTTCAGACCTAGGGGTTCCAGGTTACAACACCCACATGAGCCCAAACATCCACGATAACACTCCGCTCactaattattaaattacacTAGGTAAAGTCTCAAATTTTTGGTCAACCCCCTCCATTTCAAAATCTACTGGCTAAGCTACTAAATAATACGTAGGCTACACCAGATATGGAACTGTCAAAGTCATTTGAATTTGCAATAATACGTTGTTATTTGGGTTAACAATAAGTACTACGTTGATTTATAGTACTGCGTTTAGTACTGCGGCAAAGAAGGACTTCAATGCCGGATTTATTGACAGATCCCATAATCCCACAAAAGCAGCATGGAATCTCATCAAGGACTCTTGCAAGGTGGACACAGTGTTAAAGTGTAGGTCTAGTCCTGATGAGGCCAACAGGGCTTTTCTGAATACTGTGGTTGAGATAGTGGATGGCATTCCAGATTCGGGTCATGATCCAGCTTCATCCGTGCCTGAGACTCCACATGTGTTTCATTGTTTCAGGCCATTAAATGCCATTGAGCTGGTGAATATTGTAGAGAGTTTTAAAATCACCTACAGACAAGACATCTATGGCCTATCGACATATGTTCTCAAGAAGGTTATCGGTGTATTGGTTAGTCCTCTCCTCCTGTTGGTAAATTCCTGCCTCACTGATGGAGTATTCCCAGACTGCCTCAAGGTTGCTAGAACTGTGTCCATATTTAAAAAAGGCAACCCTGATGATATTAGCAATTTCAGGCCAGTTTCCATTGTGCCAATCATTGGTAAAATCATAGAGACTGCTATGTTGAGGCAAATGAGCAAGTATCTGGAACATAATAACCTCCTGGGCGATATGCAACATGGTTTTAGAGGGGGCAGGTCCACTACATCGGCTGTGCTTTCACTTGTTTGGAGGATACAGGAGGCTTACAAGGCCTTTGATTGCGTGTCTCATGTTATCTTGTTGAGGAAGCTGGCTAGATATGGCTTTGAGGGACCGGCATGGAAGATGGTTGCTGACTACCTCCAGGATAGAAGATAGGTAGTTTCTATAATGGGTAAGTCATCAAATGAAGGAAATGTACCACATGGGGTTCCACAAGGTTCAGTACTTGGCCCGCTGCTGTTCCTGCTATTGATAAACGATTTGCACCTGGATGGTTCCAGCTtgctttttgctgatgacaccaccATCATTGGTCAGGGCAGACGGCCCCATGATGCCAAATTCGAAGCACAGGAGCTCTTTTCTGAGGCTAAGAAGTGGTTCTCCAATAacaagctgaaattgaatgagacCAAGACTCAGGGGATTGTCTGTAGCCTACCCTAAGTAGAATAGAGATTCTTGAAGCTGTTTCCTTACTCGGTTTTTgtgttgataaaaaattgtcatGGGAGTCTCATATTTCCAAAGTCTGCAGGAGGCTCTCAAGAGTGATTTATCTGCTTCGGAAGATGAGAAGACTACTTACTGTTGAACGCCTGTTGATGCTGTACCATGCTGTATTTGCCAGCCACATACAGTATGGCATCTTGATATGGGGACATTCGGCGCATGTGAAGGACATACTCCTGCTCCAGAAAAAGGCACTTCGTGTAATGACGTTTAGCGAGTATGATGCACACTGTCAGCCCACATTCCAACGTTTGGGCATCCATACAGTTCATGGCATGTACGTATTGTCATCGCTCCGACACGTCAGGAGAAACATCTACACGTTTGCTAGAAGGGAGGAAGTGCACTCACATGGAACTCGAAGGGGGGTTGACTTGGATGTGCCGCGCTGTCACCTGTCAAGAGTGAATGACAGTTTTCCTGTTTTGCGGTACGAATGTTCAACTGCCTGCCGAACTCGGTTAGGGCACGCCCAGTCAATGTGTTCAGAAGCTCATTGTCAAAGTGGCTTGTTGGAAGGAGCTTCTACCGGTTAGAGGATTTTTTCGGCGAAAGCATTGCTGGACTGTGACGCTGCCTACAGTTTTATGTACCATGTTTAATTGACACGATCTATCCAGGAAGACCTGGCCCTGATTACGACTTTg
Coding sequences:
- the LOC111053335 gene encoding UPF0547 protein C16orf87 homolog yields the protein MAKTVKKSCTSCGIQVAVACKTCPGCKNLFITPRRALELSGASGSSDDPPAAGSRRRTERVKRVKPNYYDASEFEKKTTKKKRMERGTIGRGRPPKPAHLKKTKKKKSKSQNDGEEDLTAMLTPEKTLQCSIILAELNRKFSSSTWKA